From Dendropsophus ebraccatus isolate aDenEbr1 chromosome 2, aDenEbr1.pat, whole genome shotgun sequence, a single genomic window includes:
- the LOC138784139 gene encoding histamine H3 receptor-like, with translation MLYDYLHNETYILILNETDDAEIQYSPAMKALIVIILSVFISLTIIGNTLVMAAFIVDKRLRTQSNFFLLNLAICDFVIGAFNVPVYVQYMLSRRWRLGKYLCKLWLVTDYTMSTASVLNIVLISFDRFISVTQAVHYHSLQKRYSVTFIKMMAVWVVSFLLYSPSILFWESAFGDSHIEEDVCMAGFFNAWYFHLTTSVFDFFLPLISISFFNVSIYWSITKRSRKRRQHSACDTLGGKMRDVKPFIIASNPMLPSTHVKNITLQVRRRFEQSLPQGPMASSTSQMDNVPDTIHVIKLSRDKKVAKSLAILVSVFAVCWAPYTFLVPIDRACQNNCAPHYWYDITVYILYFNSTINPIIYPLCHKSFRKAFSLLLQICFRK, from the exons ATGCTATATGATTATTTACATAATGAGACTTATATACTAATTCTCAATGAGACTGATGATGCTGAGATCCAATATTCACCAGCCATGAAAGCCCTTATAGTGATTATATTGTCTGTATTCATTTCTCTAACCATCATTGGTAACACTCTGGTTATGGCAGCATTTATTGTAGACAAGAGGCTTAGAACTCAGAGCAACTTCTTTCTCCTGAATTTAGCGATCTGTGATTTTGTTATTG GTGCTTTTAATGTACCTGTATATGTACAATACATGTTGTCTAGAAGGTGGAGACTTGGAAAATATCTGTGTAAACTGTGGTTAGTCACTGACTATACAATGTCCACAGCCTCAGTGCTTAACATCGTTCTAATCAGCTTTGACAGGTTTATTTCTGTAACCCAGGCT GTACATTATCACTCTCTTCAAAAGAGGTATAGTGTGACTTTTATCAAGATGATGGCAGTCTGGGTAGTATCTTTCCTTCTCTACAGCCCATCCATCCTCTTTTGGGAAAGTGCCTTTGGTGACAGTCACATAGAAGAggatgtgtgtatggctgggttcTTTAACGCCTGGTACTTTCACTTAACAACATCAGTCTTTGATTTTTTTCTTCCATTAATAAGTATATCATTTTTCAATGTGAGCATTTACTGGAGCATCACTAAGCGGAGCAGGAAGAGAAGGCAACATTCTGCTTGTGATACATTGGGGGGAAAGATGAGAGATGTGAAACCATTCATCATAGCATCTAATCCAATGCTGCCATCTACTCACGTAAAGAATATCACTTTACAAGTAAGAAGGAGATTTGAGCAATCGCTACCACAAGGACCAATGGCCTCATCCACCTCCCAGATGGACAATGTTCCCGATACAATCCATGTCATTAAACTCTCCAGGGACAAAAAAGTAGCAAAATCTCTAGCAATCCTGGTTTCTGTTTTTGCTGTCTGCTGGGCTCCCTATACTTTTCTGGTCCCCATTGACAGGGCCTGCCAAAACAACTGTGCTCCCCATTATTGGTATGACATCACAGTCTATATATTGTATTTTAATTCTACAATTAACCCTATAATATATCCATTGTGTCATAAAAGTTTTAGAAAAGCCTTTAGTTTACTCTTACAAATATGTTTCAGGAAATAG